The Agromyces mangrovi genome contains a region encoding:
- a CDS encoding glycoside hydrolase family 3 protein, producing MHSPLFTVTTTVDDEVVYATDEVTGAALESRFGYVEGDLDFLSRDDWDGTYPTTPGDDTVASDELLALMDPEHVPSTSGDAPTYGADNGLQLADLQGLSYDDPQWAEFLDQLTLDEQADLFSYGAYRTVAVDRLGIPEITLLDSPAGLNSLFSPLDSAFYPSEIVIASTWNDDLAYSVGEAVAAEATAYGVDVWYAPGMNLHRTAMGGRDFEYFSEDPLISGKMGAAMVAGAEDNGVPTTMKHFVLNDQEVNARSGINVFASEQALRELYLRPFEITVKEADASGAMSSFINIGGVWAGGNEQLLQDVLRGEWGFEGFVSTDAVLGAWMDPVQAALHGNDLMLAALNPSGGASTIRAAAEEDPIGVGTALRDRVHAVLFTVLATQQFD from the coding sequence GTGCACAGCCCGCTGTTCACCGTCACGACCACGGTAGACGACGAGGTCGTCTACGCCACCGACGAGGTCACCGGTGCCGCGCTCGAGAGCCGCTTCGGCTACGTCGAGGGCGACCTCGACTTCCTCTCGCGCGACGACTGGGACGGCACGTACCCGACCACGCCCGGCGACGACACGGTCGCGTCCGACGAACTGCTCGCGCTCATGGACCCCGAGCACGTGCCCTCCACGAGCGGAGACGCGCCGACGTACGGCGCCGACAACGGACTCCAGCTCGCCGACCTCCAGGGCCTCTCCTACGACGACCCGCAGTGGGCGGAGTTCCTCGACCAGCTGACCCTCGACGAGCAGGCCGACCTGTTCTCGTACGGTGCCTACCGCACCGTCGCCGTCGACCGGCTCGGCATCCCCGAGATCACGCTGCTCGACAGCCCAGCCGGGCTCAACTCGCTGTTCAGCCCGCTCGACTCGGCGTTCTACCCGTCGGAGATCGTCATCGCGTCGACCTGGAACGACGACCTGGCCTACTCGGTCGGCGAGGCCGTGGCGGCCGAGGCGACGGCGTACGGCGTCGACGTCTGGTACGCGCCGGGCATGAACCTGCACCGCACCGCGATGGGCGGACGTGACTTCGAGTACTTCTCGGAGGACCCGCTGATCAGCGGCAAGATGGGTGCCGCGATGGTCGCCGGCGCCGAGGACAACGGCGTGCCGACCACGATGAAGCACTTCGTGCTCAACGACCAGGAGGTCAACGCGCGCTCGGGCATCAACGTGTTCGCGTCGGAGCAGGCGCTGCGCGAGCTCTACCTGCGGCCGTTCGAGATCACGGTCAAGGAGGCGGATGCCTCGGGCGCCATGTCGTCCTTCATCAACATCGGCGGCGTGTGGGCCGGCGGGAACGAGCAGCTCCTGCAGGACGTGCTCCGCGGCGAGTGGGGCTTCGAGGGCTTCGTCTCGACCGACGCCGTCCTCGGGGCCTGGATGGACCCGGTGCAGGCGGCACTGCACGGCAACGACCTGATGCTCGCCGCGCTGAACCCGAGCGGTGGCGCGTCGACGATCCGGGCCGCCGCGGAGGAGGACCCGATCGGCGTCGGGACCGCCCTGCGCGACCGCGTCCACGCGGTGCTGTTCACGGTGCTCGCGACGCAGCAGTTCGACTGA
- a CDS encoding glycoside hydrolase family 3 C-terminal domain-containing protein, producing the protein MERVGTALGAEAAAERVSVLLGPGLNIKRNPLAGRNFEYFSEDPLLSGTLAAAQIRGIQSQGVAASAKHFAVNSQETHRMSIDEIVDERALHELYLEGFRIAITQGGAWTVMSSYNRVNGTYANEHVELLDEILRRRWGFDGLVVTDWGGNNDRVAGLRAGNALEMPSTDGVTDREIVRAVEDGTLDESVLDARVDELLTLIDRTAPRDAAPADLDGHHSLAIEAARRSIVLASNRDGMLPLGRAAGRIAVIGDFAATPRYQGAGSSLVNPTRVDTPLDALRATDLDIIGYEPGFRRRGAASGRLRRRALRLAEQAETVLLFLGLDESAEAEAVDRTHMRLAQNQLDLARELIALGRRVVVVLAGGAPVELPFADEVDAMVLGYLGGQGLGPAIADMLTGRANPAGKLAETYPLQYSDVPGAASFGRTEATSEHRESIYLGYRYYDKVGAPVRYPFGHGLSYTTFAYSDLGADATTARVTVANTGAVAGDEIVQVYLEAPDAAAGQVRAPRELGGFARVHLEPGERATVEITLAEHAFQVFDTGIHDWRVAPGAYTVLAGASSRDIRARVAVDIEGERVDLGGSPNYTTGRVTAVDAAEFESLLGRPLPPATWPTGRPLTRDDIIAQTKGRGGFASVLHALIEGTSRALMALGRPHASNNVRFAFDLPFRSVERMSGGTVDAAMIDGLLLMVNGRFWRGARRTLSAWWAHRSRPARTAQRMRPESED; encoded by the coding sequence ATCGAGCGGGTCGGCACGGCGCTCGGCGCCGAGGCCGCCGCAGAGCGCGTGAGCGTGCTCCTCGGGCCGGGGCTCAACATCAAGCGCAACCCGTTGGCCGGGCGCAACTTCGAGTACTTCTCCGAGGACCCGCTGCTGTCGGGCACGCTCGCCGCGGCGCAGATCCGCGGCATCCAGTCGCAGGGCGTCGCCGCCAGCGCGAAGCACTTCGCGGTCAACAGCCAGGAGACCCACCGCATGTCGATCGACGAGATCGTCGACGAGCGGGCGCTGCACGAGCTGTACCTCGAGGGGTTCCGCATCGCGATCACGCAGGGTGGCGCCTGGACCGTGATGAGCTCGTACAACCGGGTCAACGGCACCTACGCGAACGAGCACGTCGAACTGCTCGACGAGATACTGCGCCGCCGCTGGGGCTTCGACGGTCTCGTCGTCACCGACTGGGGCGGCAACAACGACCGCGTCGCGGGCCTCCGCGCCGGCAACGCGCTCGAGATGCCCTCGACCGACGGCGTCACCGACCGCGAGATCGTGCGCGCCGTCGAGGACGGCACGCTCGACGAGTCGGTGCTCGATGCGCGGGTCGACGAGCTGCTCACCCTGATCGACCGAACCGCTCCGCGAGACGCGGCGCCCGCGGATCTCGACGGCCACCACTCGCTCGCGATCGAGGCGGCGCGCCGGTCGATCGTCCTCGCATCCAACCGCGACGGGATGCTGCCGCTCGGCCGCGCCGCCGGTCGCATCGCCGTCATCGGCGACTTCGCCGCGACGCCGCGCTACCAGGGGGCCGGCAGCTCGCTGGTCAACCCGACCCGTGTCGACACCCCGCTCGACGCGTTGCGGGCCACCGACCTCGACATCATCGGATATGAACCGGGCTTCCGGCGACGCGGTGCCGCGTCCGGCCGTCTCCGGCGGCGGGCGCTGCGCCTCGCCGAGCAGGCGGAGACCGTGCTGCTCTTCCTCGGCCTGGACGAGTCGGCCGAGGCCGAGGCGGTCGACCGCACGCACATGCGCCTCGCGCAGAACCAGCTGGACCTCGCCCGCGAGCTCATCGCACTCGGCCGGAGGGTCGTCGTGGTGCTCGCCGGGGGAGCACCGGTGGAGCTCCCGTTCGCAGACGAGGTGGACGCCATGGTGCTCGGCTACCTCGGCGGACAGGGGCTCGGCCCCGCCATCGCCGACATGCTCACCGGCCGTGCCAACCCCGCCGGCAAGCTCGCCGAGACCTACCCGCTGCAGTACTCCGACGTGCCCGGCGCGGCCTCGTTCGGCCGCACCGAGGCGACCAGCGAGCACCGGGAGAGCATCTACCTCGGCTACCGCTACTACGACAAGGTCGGCGCGCCCGTGCGCTACCCGTTCGGCCACGGCCTGAGCTACACGACCTTCGCGTACTCCGACCTCGGTGCCGACGCGACCACCGCCCGGGTGACGGTCGCCAACACCGGTGCGGTCGCGGGAGACGAGATCGTGCAGGTCTACCTCGAGGCGCCGGATGCCGCGGCCGGCCAGGTCCGCGCGCCGCGCGAGCTCGGTGGCTTCGCGAGGGTCCACCTCGAGCCCGGCGAGCGCGCCACGGTCGAGATCACCCTCGCAGAGCACGCCTTCCAGGTCTTCGACACCGGCATCCACGACTGGCGCGTCGCCCCCGGTGCGTACACGGTGCTCGCCGGCGCGTCGTCCCGTGACATCCGTGCACGCGTCGCCGTCGACATCGAGGGCGAGCGCGTCGACCTCGGCGGGTCGCCGAACTACACGACCGGTCGGGTCACCGCCGTGGACGCCGCGGAGTTCGAGTCGCTGCTCGGCCGACCGCTGCCGCCGGCGACCTGGCCGACCGGCCGGCCGCTGACGCGAGACGACATCATCGCGCAGACCAAGGGGCGCGGCGGGTTCGCGAGCGTGCTGCACGCGCTCATCGAAGGCACGAGCCGCGCGCTGATGGCGCTGGGTCGCCCGCACGCGTCGAACAACGTGCGGTTCGCGTTCGACCTGCCCTTCCGGTCGGTCGAGCGGATGTCGGGTGGCACCGTCGACGCCGCGATGATCGACGGCCTTCTGCTGATGGTCAACGGCCGATTCTGGCGCGGCGCCCGCCGCACCCTGTCGGCCTGGTGGGCGCACCGATCGCGCCCCGCACGCACGGCGCAACGGATGCGCCCCGAAAGTGAGGACTGA
- a CDS encoding TetR/AcrR family transcriptional regulator — MPDREPGSRSDGYATGRATKKAIVAKAAEAFAQKGFYGASLRSIASAAGVDHSTLLHHFGNKTNLMLAVIEWHDQQQLRADFPRRLTPEALVDAFVSAAESNRGTPGLVQLLSTLTAEAGTRDHPARETLQRRHDRLITLFAWVIRRQRAKLDLADDLSPEQRAAVVLATWDGLQTFDALHPGMLDVPALVDRTLREAFGLEPRR, encoded by the coding sequence GTGCCCGACCGAGAGCCCGGATCCCGATCAGACGGCTACGCCACCGGCCGCGCGACGAAGAAGGCGATCGTCGCGAAGGCGGCCGAGGCGTTCGCCCAGAAGGGGTTCTACGGCGCGTCGCTGCGCAGCATCGCATCCGCCGCCGGCGTCGATCACTCGACCCTGCTGCACCACTTCGGCAACAAGACCAACCTGATGCTCGCCGTCATCGAGTGGCACGACCAGCAGCAGCTGCGCGCCGACTTCCCGAGGCGCCTCACCCCGGAGGCGCTCGTCGACGCGTTCGTCAGCGCAGCCGAGAGCAACCGCGGCACCCCCGGCCTCGTGCAACTCCTCTCGACCCTGACCGCCGAAGCCGGCACCCGCGACCACCCGGCCCGCGAGACGCTGCAGCGCCGCCACGACCGGCTCATCACGCTGTTCGCGTGGGTCATCCGCCGCCAGCGGGCCAAGCTCGACCTCGCCGACGACCTGAGCCCCGAACAGCGGGCGGCCGTGGTGCTCGCCACGTGGGACGGGCTCCAGACGTTCGATGCACTGCACCCCGGCATGCTCGACGTGCCCGCACTCGTCGACCGCACGCTGCGCGAGGCGTTCGGGCTCGAACCGCGGCGCTGA
- a CDS encoding alpha-L-rhamnosidase: MTIPEAHFIAANIEPDTAPIFRIEFDLEPGHGAVRSAVISLSALGICEAWLNGQAISDALYTPGWTSYEWRVHYVDHDVTALVADRSVLGIRVGNGWYRGRLGWIETERYGTEIAAYARLVIDYADGHRQIVATDASWTVGPSEITANDFYDGQSIDARLHDDRWMQSGFTSEAWGGVHVVADIPSLELDPAPPVRRVDTLSPVRIWDSSSGKTLIDFGQNIVGFVRLRVRGTSGDQLTLRHAEVLESGDLAVRTLRSAAAVDRYVLSGGDDVFEPTLTFHGFRYAEITGWPEDVDLAQGIEAVVVSSDMERIGHFECSVPELNQLHANVVRGMRGNFVDIPTDCPQRDERLGWTGDISAFAPTAAFLFDVKDFLTDWLRDLALEQSARDGLVPYIVPDILKYAKVPQPGAGAEEAAAFWSDAAVWVPWALWQAYGDREVLAAAYESMVAHGRRVSTLLSESGVWDSGFQFGDWLDPDAPADRPEAAKADAGVVATACAFRSAVTIRKTAILLGHTHTAVEFALMSERIRDGFQEQYVHGERIQSDCTTVYALAIVFGLLDADQLEWAGRRLADLVAASGYHISTGFAGTPFIAEALSSTGHVATAYRLLLQRECPSWLYPVTMGATTIWERWDSMLPDGTINPGEMTSFNHYALGAVADWMHRVIGGIAPLEPGYDCILIAPQIAAGIDWARTSLDTRHGRAAVSWRRIGHEIAFEISLPQGAIGLFRWGSSPDRSLASGQHAFRVSTRAVAPESAA, encoded by the coding sequence ATGACGATCCCCGAGGCGCACTTCATCGCCGCGAACATCGAGCCCGACACCGCACCCATCTTCCGCATCGAGTTCGACCTCGAGCCCGGGCACGGCGCTGTCCGGTCGGCGGTGATCTCGTTGAGCGCGCTCGGGATCTGTGAAGCATGGCTCAACGGGCAGGCGATCTCAGACGCCCTCTACACGCCGGGCTGGACCAGCTACGAGTGGCGGGTGCACTACGTCGACCACGACGTCACTGCCCTGGTCGCCGACCGGTCCGTCTTGGGCATCCGGGTCGGAAACGGCTGGTACCGCGGCCGCCTCGGTTGGATCGAGACGGAGCGATACGGCACCGAGATCGCGGCCTACGCGCGGCTCGTCATCGACTATGCCGACGGCCACCGGCAGATCGTCGCGACGGATGCATCATGGACCGTCGGCCCCAGCGAGATCACCGCGAACGACTTCTACGACGGGCAGAGCATCGACGCGCGCTTGCACGATGACCGCTGGATGCAGAGCGGCTTCACGAGCGAAGCATGGGGTGGCGTGCATGTCGTTGCTGACATCCCGTCCCTCGAACTGGATCCCGCCCCGCCCGTGCGGCGTGTGGACACCCTGAGCCCCGTGAGGATCTGGGACAGCTCTTCCGGGAAGACGCTCATCGACTTCGGGCAGAACATCGTCGGGTTCGTCCGACTCCGTGTGCGCGGGACATCCGGCGACCAGCTCACTCTCCGCCACGCCGAAGTCCTCGAAAGCGGCGACCTGGCGGTACGAACCCTCCGTTCTGCGGCCGCGGTCGACAGGTACGTCCTGAGCGGCGGAGACGACGTCTTCGAGCCGACGCTGACATTCCACGGGTTCCGGTACGCGGAGATCACCGGCTGGCCCGAGGACGTGGACCTCGCGCAGGGCATCGAAGCGGTCGTCGTCTCCTCTGACATGGAGCGCATCGGACACTTCGAATGCTCCGTGCCGGAGCTCAATCAGCTGCACGCGAACGTCGTCCGGGGCATGCGTGGCAACTTCGTCGACATCCCGACCGACTGCCCGCAGCGGGACGAGCGGCTGGGGTGGACCGGTGACATCTCCGCATTCGCGCCGACCGCGGCGTTCCTCTTCGACGTGAAGGACTTCCTCACCGACTGGCTCCGCGACCTCGCCCTCGAGCAGAGCGCACGCGACGGCCTGGTGCCATACATCGTCCCCGACATCCTCAAGTACGCGAAGGTCCCGCAGCCCGGAGCCGGCGCGGAGGAGGCGGCAGCGTTCTGGAGTGACGCAGCCGTCTGGGTGCCGTGGGCGTTGTGGCAGGCGTACGGCGACCGTGAGGTGCTCGCCGCCGCCTATGAGTCGATGGTGGCCCACGGACGACGTGTCAGCACGCTCCTGTCCGAGAGCGGGGTTTGGGACAGTGGATTCCAGTTCGGTGACTGGCTCGACCCTGACGCGCCCGCTGACCGGCCCGAGGCGGCGAAAGCCGATGCCGGGGTTGTCGCCACCGCCTGCGCATTCCGTTCCGCCGTTACAATCCGCAAGACGGCGATACTCCTCGGACACACCCACACGGCCGTCGAGTTCGCTCTCATGTCCGAGCGCATCCGCGACGGGTTCCAGGAACAGTACGTGCACGGTGAACGGATCCAGAGCGATTGCACGACCGTGTACGCACTCGCCATCGTGTTCGGCCTGCTCGACGCCGACCAGCTGGAGTGGGCGGGGCGACGGCTGGCGGATCTCGTTGCGGCGAGCGGGTACCACATCTCCACCGGATTCGCTGGCACCCCGTTCATCGCCGAAGCGTTGAGCAGCACCGGACACGTCGCCACCGCGTATCGCCTCCTGCTCCAGAGGGAATGCCCCTCTTGGCTCTACCCGGTCACGATGGGGGCCACCACCATCTGGGAGAGATGGGACTCGATGCTCCCGGACGGGACGATCAACCCGGGCGAGATGACGAGCTTCAACCACTACGCGCTCGGTGCGGTCGCCGATTGGATGCACCGCGTCATCGGAGGCATCGCGCCACTCGAGCCCGGCTACGACTGCATCCTCATCGCCCCCCAGATTGCGGCCGGCATCGACTGGGCGCGCACCAGCCTGGACACCCGGCACGGTCGCGCCGCTGTCTCCTGGCGTCGGATCGGCCACGAAATCGCGTTCGAGATCTCTCTCCCGCAGGGCGCGATTGGGTTGTTCCGATGGGGGTCCTCGCCGGATCGCTCGCTGGCCTCAGGACAGCACGCGTTCCGCGTCTCAACCCGCGCCGTCGCACCCGAGAGTGCGGCATAG
- a CDS encoding phosphatase PAP2 family protein, with the protein MTTTSDTPAFDTSASRTLTARRPARLLWWALGLTGLFIAMGVLVALNADAPFTQPLDDAWRALVGASPDSAVYQQPLAMFFQELGEIPGHVVTLILLPVGLAIVGRWRSALFFVSAELTGVGLYSQAMKNLVDRPRPAADEALGLFGPLFHTDHGSYPSGHAISAAVVAVGVLALIPAERRVLRTVWGVFGGLIMIGMLWQRTLINAHWFTDALFGLVAGTGATLLIWWAFWPLLQKDYGRPVWFLRRRREAASA; encoded by the coding sequence ATGACGACGACGTCAGACACGCCTGCCTTCGACACCTCCGCTTCGCGCACCCTCACCGCGCGGCGACCCGCCCGCCTGCTGTGGTGGGCGCTCGGCCTCACCGGACTCTTCATCGCCATGGGCGTGCTGGTCGCGCTGAATGCAGACGCACCATTCACCCAGCCGCTGGATGACGCGTGGCGCGCACTGGTCGGCGCATCGCCCGACAGTGCCGTCTACCAGCAGCCCCTCGCGATGTTCTTCCAGGAGCTGGGCGAGATTCCGGGGCACGTCGTGACCCTCATCCTGCTGCCGGTGGGGCTCGCGATCGTCGGCCGTTGGCGTTCCGCCCTGTTCTTCGTGTCGGCCGAGCTGACCGGCGTCGGCCTCTACTCGCAGGCGATGAAGAACCTGGTCGACCGCCCGCGCCCCGCCGCCGACGAGGCGCTCGGCCTGTTCGGCCCGCTCTTCCACACGGACCACGGCTCGTACCCGTCGGGCCACGCGATCTCCGCCGCAGTGGTCGCGGTCGGCGTGCTCGCGCTCATCCCGGCCGAGCGCCGCGTCCTGCGCACCGTCTGGGGCGTCTTCGGCGGGCTCATCATGATCGGCATGCTGTGGCAGCGCACCCTGATCAACGCGCACTGGTTCACGGACGCGCTGTTCGGGCTCGTCGCGGGCACCGGTGCGACGCTGCTCATCTGGTGGGCGTTCTGGCCGCTGCTGCAGAAGGACTATGGTCGACCGGTCTGGTTCCTGCGCCGACGGCGCGAGGCCGCGTCCGCCTGA
- a CDS encoding glycoside hydrolase family 3 N-terminal domain-containing protein produces the protein MTVDSVPLPYLDPTVRMEERLEDLLARMTLAEKVGQMLQLDARGDLEDLVGGKLVGSLLHASPERIVESRALVERTRLRIPLLMADDCIHGHSFWPGATILPTQLAMACTWDPELIERGARMTAVEVAATGLHWTFSPVLCIARDTRWGRVDETFGEDPHLIGELGAAMIRGYQGSGLADPTAVLATAKHFAGYSETQGGRDASEADLSPRKLRSWFLPPFQRAVDAGCRTFMLGYQAIDGVPITANKWLLSDVLKGEWGFTGTLVTDWDNVGRMVWEQKVCADHIEAAIIAVQAGNDFVMTTPEFFDAAQEAVAQGRLDLELVDAAVRRILRLKFELGLFDDARLPDAARQSEIGSESHARTNLEIARRSLVLLQNDGTLPLPASDGQSRSIAVIGPNADDQHAQLGDWAGASGQIPWLPDGHPRHLTTTVLDGVRSVVPAEWTVTYARGADIGHEIVDPAGEVLRDGQPRPKLFIPAAPDDDQIAEAVRAAKDADWAVVVLGDTVALTGENKSTATLDLQGAQIALLDALVETDTPVIVVLIHSKPSTLPASAGRAAAIVEAFNPGMQGGRAIAELLLGVIEPTGRLPITVPRHAGQLPVFYNNVRGQHGERYADLTQAPLFEFGEGLSYSTVEYSDLRLEHSQLTSADSATALVTIHNTGSRPSTETVQAYVTDVVTSVTWAEKELKAFTQVTVQPGDSVDVRLVIPVRELTIVDARGRRTVEPGDFELRVGRSSRDADLLTAPFTVTA, from the coding sequence ATGACCGTCGATAGCGTGCCCCTGCCGTACCTCGACCCCACAGTGCGCATGGAAGAGCGACTGGAGGACCTGCTCGCCCGGATGACGCTGGCAGAGAAGGTCGGGCAGATGCTGCAGCTCGACGCGCGAGGCGACCTGGAGGATCTCGTCGGCGGAAAGCTTGTCGGTTCGCTCCTCCATGCATCGCCCGAGCGCATCGTCGAGTCGCGAGCGCTGGTCGAACGCACACGCCTTCGCATCCCGCTCCTCATGGCCGACGACTGCATTCACGGGCACTCGTTCTGGCCCGGCGCGACCATCCTTCCAACCCAGTTGGCGATGGCCTGCACGTGGGACCCGGAGCTCATCGAGCGCGGGGCGCGAATGACCGCCGTAGAAGTGGCCGCGACCGGGTTGCACTGGACGTTCTCACCCGTGCTGTGCATCGCCCGCGACACACGGTGGGGACGCGTCGATGAGACCTTCGGTGAGGATCCCCACCTCATCGGAGAACTCGGTGCCGCGATGATCCGCGGCTACCAGGGATCCGGGCTTGCAGACCCGACTGCGGTCCTCGCCACGGCGAAGCACTTCGCTGGATACTCCGAAACGCAGGGCGGAAGGGACGCGAGCGAAGCGGATCTCAGCCCGCGCAAGCTGCGGTCCTGGTTCCTGCCACCCTTCCAGCGCGCGGTTGATGCGGGGTGCCGAACGTTCATGCTCGGCTACCAGGCCATCGACGGCGTGCCCATCACCGCGAACAAGTGGCTCCTCAGTGACGTCCTGAAAGGCGAGTGGGGATTCACCGGAACCCTCGTCACCGACTGGGACAACGTGGGCCGCATGGTCTGGGAGCAGAAGGTCTGCGCCGACCACATCGAGGCCGCCATCATCGCCGTCCAGGCGGGCAATGACTTCGTCATGACCACTCCGGAGTTCTTCGACGCGGCACAGGAAGCGGTGGCTCAAGGACGGCTCGACCTGGAGCTCGTAGACGCCGCGGTCCGCCGCATCCTCAGACTCAAGTTCGAGCTGGGACTCTTCGACGACGCACGCCTCCCGGATGCTGCACGGCAGTCCGAGATCGGCAGTGAGTCGCACGCTCGCACCAACCTGGAGATCGCCCGCCGTTCACTCGTCCTCCTGCAGAACGACGGAACCCTTCCGCTGCCCGCATCAGACGGTCAGTCGCGCTCCATCGCCGTCATCGGCCCGAACGCGGACGACCAGCACGCGCAGCTGGGTGACTGGGCGGGTGCGTCCGGTCAGATTCCGTGGCTGCCGGACGGGCACCCCCGACACCTGACAACCACCGTTCTCGACGGCGTGCGCAGCGTTGTTCCCGCGGAGTGGACCGTTACGTACGCACGCGGCGCCGACATCGGCCATGAGATCGTTGACCCGGCCGGCGAGGTGCTCCGCGACGGACAGCCTCGCCCGAAACTGTTCATCCCCGCCGCGCCCGACGATGACCAGATCGCCGAAGCGGTACGCGCGGCCAAGGACGCGGACTGGGCGGTCGTCGTGCTCGGCGACACGGTCGCGCTGACCGGCGAGAACAAGTCGACGGCGACTCTGGACCTGCAGGGCGCGCAGATCGCGCTGCTGGACGCGCTCGTGGAGACAGACACCCCCGTCATCGTCGTCCTCATCCACTCCAAGCCGTCCACACTTCCTGCATCGGCGGGTCGAGCGGCGGCCATCGTCGAGGCGTTCAACCCGGGCATGCAGGGCGGCCGTGCCATCGCCGAGCTGCTGCTCGGAGTCATCGAGCCCACGGGGCGCCTTCCCATCACCGTTCCCCGCCACGCCGGTCAACTCCCGGTCTTCTACAACAACGTCCGGGGCCAGCACGGCGAGCGATACGCCGACCTCACGCAGGCTCCGCTCTTCGAGTTCGGCGAAGGACTCAGCTACTCCACGGTCGAATACTCCGACCTGCGACTGGAACACAGCCAGCTCACCTCAGCTGACTCGGCGACCGCGCTGGTCACGATTCACAACACCGGTTCTCGGCCTTCCACCGAGACCGTCCAGGCGTACGTCACCGACGTCGTCACCTCCGTCACCTGGGCAGAGAAGGAACTGAAGGCGTTCACGCAGGTCACCGTGCAGCCGGGCGACTCCGTCGATGTCCGCCTCGTGATTCCGGTCCGTGAGCTGACCATCGTGGACGCGCGCGGCCGTCGCACCGTCGAACCGGGCGACTTCGAGCTGCGGGTCGGACGCAGCTCACGAGACGCCGACCTCCTCACCGCGCCGTTCACCGTCACAGCCTGA
- a CDS encoding glycoside hydrolase family 3 C-terminal domain-containing protein: MATRKEIRAEARARVAEERAAKRARRAELKAMSPEERKTAKAADRAAAREAKRTAKAERKAARASMTRAERREAKRRERAYRRITHRPRRLVGWGIAALAVVGIVVLVAPYVAGISRVASITFTDDTPEAVAAREAAVPVAEAISDEGMVLLKNDDDVLPLADDTVNVFSFESFNLRLGGGGSGGAAGEGAPTLYEALEAQGVRYNEDLYATMESAGAEHETGSSNAFVQILGALLGGGETGEPAPDYLTDEVLEQAAEFSDNAIIVVGNSGSEGSDFTADTLRLTENQVALLDTVTSVIPNVVVIVNSGNQMELGFLDEYPEIKGAVWMGTPGPRGPVSLAKVLTGDVNPSGRLTDTYAYDVETAPATENLGNHSYENVGRAFLDYEEGIYVGYRYYETRYEDDEAYDEIVQFPFGYGLSYTSFDWAPEVSVGDDEVTVDVTVTNTGDVAGKDVVEVYFSAPYTPGGIEKSAIELAGYAKTEELQPGASDTVTVTFDVRDMASWDTAAGNYVLEAGSTTSRSAPTCTARCSPSRPR, translated from the coding sequence ATGGCAACCCGGAAAGAGATCCGCGCCGAGGCCCGTGCACGGGTCGCGGAGGAGCGGGCCGCGAAGCGAGCCCGACGCGCTGAACTGAAGGCGATGTCGCCCGAGGAGCGCAAGACCGCGAAGGCCGCCGACCGCGCCGCAGCACGCGAGGCGAAGCGTACGGCGAAGGCCGAGCGCAAGGCCGCTCGGGCGTCGATGACCCGCGCGGAGCGCCGCGAGGCGAAGCGCCGCGAACGCGCCTACCGGCGGATCACGCACCGCCCGCGCCGCCTCGTCGGCTGGGGCATCGCCGCGCTCGCCGTCGTGGGCATCGTGGTGCTCGTCGCACCCTACGTCGCGGGCATCTCCCGCGTCGCATCCATCACCTTCACCGACGACACCCCCGAGGCGGTCGCCGCCCGTGAGGCCGCCGTCCCGGTGGCGGAGGCGATCTCCGACGAGGGCATGGTGCTGCTGAAGAACGACGACGACGTGCTGCCGCTCGCCGACGACACGGTCAACGTCTTCTCCTTCGAGTCGTTCAACCTCCGCCTCGGCGGCGGCGGCTCCGGCGGCGCAGCGGGCGAAGGCGCGCCGACGCTCTACGAGGCGCTCGAAGCACAGGGCGTGCGCTACAACGAAGACCTCTACGCCACGATGGAGTCCGCGGGCGCCGAGCACGAGACCGGCTCCTCGAACGCGTTCGTGCAGATCCTCGGCGCACTCCTCGGCGGCGGCGAGACCGGCGAGCCCGCTCCCGACTACCTGACCGACGAGGTGCTCGAGCAGGCCGCCGAGTTCTCCGACAACGCCATCATCGTGGTCGGCAACTCCGGCTCCGAGGGCTCGGACTTCACCGCCGACACGCTCCGGCTCACCGAGAACCAGGTCGCGCTGCTCGACACGGTGACCTCGGTCATCCCGAACGTCGTCGTGATCGTCAACTCGGGCAACCAGATGGAGCTCGGCTTCCTCGACGAGTACCCCGAGATCAAGGGAGCTGTCTGGATGGGCACTCCCGGCCCGCGCGGTCCCGTCTCGCTCGCCAAGGTCCTCACCGGTGACGTCAACCCGTCGGGTCGCCTCACCGACACCTACGCCTACGACGTCGAGACCGCGCCGGCGACCGAGAACCTCGGCAACCACTCGTACGAGAACGTCGGCCGCGCATTCCTCGACTACGAGGAGGGCATCTACGTCGGCTACCGCTACTACGAGACCCGCTACGAGGACGACGAGGCGTACGACGAGATCGTGCAGTTCCCGTTCGGCTACGGCCTGAGCTACACGAGCTTCGACTGGGCCCCCGAGGTCTCGGTCGGCGACGACGAGGTCACGGTCGACGTGACCGTCACCAACACCGGCGACGTCGCGGGCAAGGATGTCGTCGAGGTGTACTTCTCGGCGCCGTACACCCCCGGCGGCATCGAGAAGTCCGCGATCGAACTCGCGGGCTACGCCAAGACCGAGGAGCTCCAGCCCGGGGCATCCGACACCGTGACCGTGACGTTCGACGTGCGCGACATGGCGTCGTGGGACACTGCTGCCGGCAACTACGTCCTCGAGGCGGGGAGTACGACATCGCGGTCGGCACCGACGTGCACAGCCCGCTGTTCACCGTCACGACCACGGTAG